GGCAGTGTGCATCGATAAAACCGGGCACCACGGTGGCACCGTCAAGGTCGATGCTCCGTTCGGCGGTGCATCCCTCCAGCTCCTCGTCAAAGCCGGCAATCCGGCCGTTGAGCACCCCCACTGAACGGGCAGCGGGCCGCTCCTCCTCCAAGGTGACGATGTTCCCGCCGTGCAGGATGAGGTCAAGTTTCATCGGATTCCTTCCAGCGCCGCCGGTTCCGCACTGCGGCCGGGGACTGAGGCTGTGTCTCGTGCGAGGGTGTTGGCCGTGGCGGGAGCCATGGTGTCCGGATCTGTCAGCACATGCAGCAGCGCCAGGCGCCCGCTGTCCAGGGCCCGGTCCAGTGCCGGGCCGAACGCAGCGGTGTTCTCCACCCGCTCTCCGTGTCCGCCGAAGCTGCGGATCCAGCCGGCAAAGTCCGGGTTGGCAAGCGCTGTGCCGGAGGGCCGCTCCGGATATTTTTGGCGCTGATGTGCCACGATCGTGCCGTAGCCGCCGTTGTCCACCACAATCACCAGCGGGGCTGCGCCCTGTGCTGCGGCGACGGCCAGTTCCTGGGCGTTCATGAAGAAGTCACCGTCACCGCAAACGGCAACCACCGGGCGTTCGGGGTGGATCAGCGATGCAGCCACCGCGGCAGGCACTGCCAATCCCATGGCACCGTTGCGCGGGCCCACCAGGGATCCCGCGCCGTGGTGACTGAGGTAGCGGGCGCCCCAGATGGTGGCGTTCCCGGCTCCGTAAGTCAGGATCCGGTTCTCCGGCAGCCGCCCTTCCAGGAGGCCAAAGGCCACTGCCAGGTCGACGCCGGAGCCTCCGTCCGGCCGCGGTACGGCGTACCGCCGCTGATCAGCGGCGAGTGCTTCCATCCACGCACCGTCCCGATCTCCGCGGGCCGCCAAAGGATCCGGCAGGGACCGGGTGAAAGCCGCGGGGGTCACGGTCAGATGCAGGTCGATGCGTCCGTCGTGGCCTGCTGCATCGGGATCGGGCAGCACCAGGACGGTTGGTGTTCCCGCCCCGCGCGTGTAGCCGTCGCTGAGGACGTCGGTGCGCGCACAGCCAACAAAGAGCAGCAGGTCCGCCTCGTCCAGCCGTGCCGCCAGGGTGTCGGCCCGCCCATATCCCAGCCACCCGGCCCAGGCCGCAGAAGTGTGCGGCACGGCGTCGTAGGACCGGAAATCCGCAGCCACCGGAACCCGTGCCGAGACTGCCCATGCGGCCAGCTGCCCGCCGTCGTCGGCCGTCCAGCCTTCCCCGCCAACGATCAGCAGCGGACGCTCCGCACGAGCCAGCCGGGTTGTCAGCTCGTCAAGATCCGCTCCACCGGGCTGCGCGGCGGCGATTCTGCGGGGCGGCACGGTCCCCTGTCCGGCCGGACGCACGAGTACGTCCTCGGGCAGCCCGATCACCACCGGCCCGGGCCGTCCGGAGGCGGCCAGGTGCATGGCTTCGGCTACGGTTTGCGCTGCCCGGCGTTCGTCGTCGAGCACCATCACTTTTTTGGCCGTGGTGGAGAACCAACCCTCCAGGCTGAACTCCTGGAAGGCGCCCCGGCCGCGGTCTGCGTGCGGAATCAGTCCGACAAAAAGGACCAGCGCAGTGGCGTCCTGCCAGGCCGTGTGGACCGCGATCATGGCGTTGGCCGCTCCCGGCCCGCGGGTCACCATTGCCACGCCGGGTGCGCCGGTGAGCCGGGACTCCGCGAGCGCCATAAACCCGGCTCCGCCCTCCTGCCGGCAGACCACTGTCCGGATGGCTGAATCATGGAGCCCGTCCAGGACGTCCAGGAAGCTTTCACCGGGGACGGTGTAGATCCGCTTTACGCCGTGCTCTTCCAGCTGGCGGACAATGAGATGGCCTGCTGAGCGCTGTGCCACAAGAAATTCCTTCCGTTTGACCTAGTGCTTGAAGCCGGGAAGGTCCACGCTCATGCGCGGGGCGATGGTTCCGGCGGCCGCAGTGAACAGGCTCAGCACCACCAGCATCGCCGCAGCCGGCCACCAGTGATCGGATGCCGCCGCCACCAGGCCGGTGGCCACCAGCGGAATGAAGCCCGACACCATGCCGGCGGTGTTCTGCGCGAACCCGACGCCCGTGTACCGGGTGCGGGCGGGGAAGAGCCCCGTCAGGATGGTGCCGTTTGCGGCGTACGGGAGGGACAGGGTGGCCACGGCCAGTGTCATCCCCAGGATCACCAGCACCGGCGTGCCGGAGGTGATGAGCAGGAAAGAGGGGATGGCTGCGACGGCGGATCCGAGGCCGCCGTAGAGGATCACCCGGCTGGAGCCGAAGCGCTCGCCGAGCCGCCCGCCCAGGATGAGCACGGGAATTTCCACCGCCGCGGCCACCATGCCGCCCAGCAGCATCAGCTGGGAGGAGTAGCCCAGGATGGACACGCCGTAGTAGACCACGAAGGCGGTCACCAGGTAGAAGCCGCCGACGCCGAGCAATGCAGCGGCCATGCCTACGATGATCTGCTTCCAGGAGTCCTTCAGGGTGGTGCGGATGGGGGTCTTTTCCACCTGCCCGTGTTCAAGCAGCTCCGCAAACACGGGAGATTCCTCCAGCCGGCTGCGGATGTACACGGCAACAAGGAGCATCGGAATGGCGGCAAGGAAGGGAATGCGCCAGCCGAAGCTGTCAAAGTTTTCCTGCGAGAACAGCAGTGTCATCAGGAAGAATCCGCCCGAGGACAGGATGGTTCCGATAGGTGAACCAATCTGCGGGAACGCGGCGTACCGGGCACGGCGCTCCAGCGGTGCGTTTTCCACCACGATGGTCATGGCTCCGGACCATTCCCCGCCCACGAACAGGCCCTGGGCCACGCGCAGGAGCACCAGGAGGACCGGGGCGGCGATGCCGATGGCCGCGTAGGTGGGCAGCGCACCGATCAGGCCCGTGATGATTCCGATGCCCACGATGGTGATCATGAGCGTCTTGCGCCGGCCGATCCGGTCCCCCATGGCGCCGAAGAACATTCCGCCCAGCGGCCGTGCCAGCAGGCCGACGCCGAACGTCGCGAACGAGGCCAGGGCCGCCGCCGTGGCATTCTCATTGGTGAAGTATTGAACGTTGAAGATCAGCGCTGCAGCGGCGCTGAAGAGGAAAAAGTCGTACCACTCCATGGCGGTGCCGATCAGGGCTCCGACAGAAACCTTCATGGCCTCTTTGTCGGTGAGAGTCCGGGTTGCCCCGGCCTCGAGGTTCAGTGGTTGTGTCATGCCTGCCTCCGCAGCTGCTGGTGCCAAACCGTTCAAACGGTCGTTCTGGACGGGAACGAAGCACCAGCATCTCAGGGCGCTCCGTATGACGCGTGCAACAAATTCAGTGGATTACGCCCCGTAAGATGTGCAAAAGCACAAAAACAGGGCGGTTTATCAAGTGGTAATCATGCAGAAACACGGATTTAACATAGAGGACTCCTCAGCACGGTGGACCGCACTCCTGGACGGGCTCAGCGTGGAGCGGCTGACTGCGCTGTTCCTGGAGCGGGTACTGCAGCTGAATGACTACCACGACGGCGCGTTGCCGGCCAGCGAGATCCGCCGCACCGCCACCGTGTCCTTCGGCGCACTGATTGAAAGCCTGCGTCCTCGGGATGACAGCCCGCGCCTGGTGGCGGAGCGCCACGACATTGCCCTGGATGTGGGGGTCTCACGCGCCCGGGCAGGTGTTCCGGTGGAGTCGCTGATGACGGCGATACGCCTGGATTTCACCATCCTGTGGAGCGAGCTGATGAACCTGGCTGATGCCGCGGATGCCGAACTGCTGGTCCGGCGGGCCGAGACTGTCTGGGAAGTGGTGGATTCCTATGCCTCCCAGGCCCAGGCCGCATACATTCTGGAGCGCCAGCGAATGGCACAGGAGGCAACGTCGCTGCGGCAGGGCTATGTTGCGGCGCTCTTCGGGCCGGTCAGTGCGCCGCCGGAAATGCTCGCCCGCATTGCCCGGGGCCTCGGGGTGGGCGACGACGCAATCCTGATGGTGGCGGCAGCCGCCGCGGACAACACCGCCGCCCTCCATCTGGCTGTGGCAGCGGCTTCACGGCGCGGCGCTGACCTGTTCACGCATCCCCTGCCGGACGGGCTGGTGGTGTTTTGGGTGTGCGACGAGCGGAGCGGAAGCGCCGTCCGGGACGCCGCCGAGCAGGTCCGCGGCATTCCGTGCGGTCTGGTGGAACGCGTACACGGGCTGGCCGGCCTGAGGCTGGCCGCGCAGACGGCCCGGGCATTGGCGGCGCTGGCCGGCCCCGGCGACCGGGGAGCCCTGACCATGCGCAACGCGTGGGCCCGCCTCGCGCGGCACCGGCTGGCGGAGACCGGCATTCCCATGGTCCCGGATGTGGACGCGGCCCTGCAGGGCTGCGGCCCGGTGGAGCGGGAGCGGCTGCAGGAGGCCGTGAGCACCTACTTGGCGACCGGCAGCATCGCCCGGTCTGCGGAGCAGTTGTTCTGCCACCGGAATACCCTGATGAACCGGCTGCGCCGCTTCACCGAGCTCACCGGCATTGATGTGATGGTGCCGGAGCAGGCGGCGCGCCTGGTGGTGGCCTGGTCCTAGGATCCTAGGATCCTAGGATGCATTGACCGGGCCCGCCGCCGCTCCGTCCCCGTTTAGCGCCGGCGCCGCGCGGCCAGGCGTTCCAGCAGATCCTCCTCTGCATGTTCCCCGGGGGCGATCCCGCCGGGAATGCGCAGCAGGAAGAAGAGTCCCAGCGTCCACCACAGGCCAAAGAGCAGCCACGGGACGGCACCCAGCGCGGCCGGCATGCCGGGCAGGTACAGCGAGAGCAGTCCCAGGCACAGCACCACCGCGGCGATGCCGATCAGCTGACCGCCGTTGCCCTTGCCGCCGATACGCAGCGGGCGGTCCATCTTCGGTTCGCGGCGGCGCAGGAGGACAAACACCAGCGAAACCATCGCATAGGCAATCACAATGCTCGGTGACCCTGAATCAACCAGCCAGCCCAGCATGTTCTGCCCGAAGAACGGCGCCAGGACGGACAGTGCCCCGATGAACAGCAGCGCATTGACCGGGGTGCGGTACTTGGGGTGCAGCTTGCCGAACCAGGCCGGCAGCATCCCCGCGCGCGCCATCGAATACATCAGCCGTGAGGCACCCAGCAGCAGGGAGTTCCACGAGGTCAGGATGCCCGCGATTCCGCCCGCGATGAGGATCTTGGCCATGATGTCGGAGCCAAACAGTTTGCCCATGGCGTCCGCCGTCGCAATGTCGGTGCCGGCGAGCTCCTGCGCGTTCATGGCGGAGGAGGTGGTGAGGATGGTGCCCACGTACCAGATGGTGGCCAGCGCGACGGCGATGACCACCAGGCGGCCGATCTGCCGTGCGGGGATGTGGGTTTCCTCCGCGGACTGCGGAATGACGTCAAAGCCCACGAACATGAACGGAACCACCACCAGCACCGCGAAGAAGCCGCCCATCCCGCCCGTGAAGAAGGGCTCCATGTTGGCTGTCGATCCGCCGGTGAAGGAGCCAAAGACCAGCATCAGTCCGACAACGATCAGCAGCAGAACTACAAAGGTCTGCGCCACGCCGGCGTGCCTGACACCCAGAATATTCACTGCCGTAATGACGACGGCGGCCACCGCGCCCACCAGCGCCCAAGTCAGGTGCACGTGGTCCCCGGCAATCTCCCACAGCGGAACCGCGTTGAGGTTGGGGAACAGATAGGTGGCGGTCCGTGGCAGGGCCACGGCCTCAAAGGCCACAATGGTGATGTACCCGCCGGTAATCCCCCAGGATCCGATGAAGGACCACCGCGGTCCCATTCCGCGCAGCAGGTAGTTGTGCTCGCCGCCTGCCTTGGGCATGGCTGCCACGAGTTCGGCGTAGGTCAGGCCAACCACCGCCATGATCAGGCCGCCGGTGACCATGGCCAGGACCGCGCCCATGGTGCCGGCCGAGGTGATCCAGTCGCCGGTCAGGACCACCCAGCCGAAGCCGATCATGGCTCCGAAACCCAGGGCTAGAACGTCCCAGTTACCGAGGACCTTGAGGAGGGACGGCTCTGCGTCCCGCGTGGACTTCACTTCTGTTCTGCCCATTGATCTACCTATTCTGTGATTACCTCGGGTGGGTGTTGCGGTCAGGTGGTGATGCGGTGCCCGGCGCCGAACTGTCAGCCCGGATTTCCCCCGCGCAGATAGACGGTGGTGGTGTGGCTGAAGAATTCCTTCGCCGCGCCGCCCTGTTCCTTCGGTCCGTACCCGGATTTCCGTGCACCGCCGAAAGGCACGTGCGGATCGGCGCCTGCGGATTCCGAATTCACGTGCAGGATGCCAACGTCAAGGCTGTCCACGGCATCAAGCACGCGGGTGACATCCTGGGTAAAGACGGCGGCGCTGAGCCCGAATTCACTCTGGTTGGCCAGTTCAAAAGCCTGTCCGGCATCAGCAGCGCGGCGCACGCTCAGCACGGGGCCAAAGAACTCTTCCCGCCAAGCAGTGTTGGCTGCCCCGGCCGCCGGATCGCCCGGCAGTTCCAGCACCGTCGGCGGAAGGAAGAACCCGCCGTCCGGATCGGCGCGGCCCGGAGCCTTGCCCTGATAGGCAAGTTCCGCTCCTTCGGCCAGGGCCGCCTCCACCCCGGCGCTCACGCTGTCCGCAGCCGCTCCGTTAATCAGCGGCCCCATGTGGACTCCGTCGTCGGCGGGGTCCCCGGTCACCCAGGCATCAAGGCGGGCGCGGAGCCGGTCCAGGAAATAATCGGCCACCGCCCCGTCCACGATGAGGCGTGAGGTCGCAGTACATTTCTGGCCGGTGGAACGGAACGCTCCCAGCAGGACCTGCTCGGCTGCGAGATCCAGATCCGCATCCCGGAGCACGACGGCCGCGTTCTTGCCGCCCATCTCCGCCTGCACCGGAACGCCGCGCGCGGCACCGGCTGCGGCGAGGCGCCGTCCGATGCCGGTTGATCCGGTGAAGGTGAGACCGTCCAGCCGCGGGTGTTCCACCAGGGCGCTGCCCAGGCTCCCCGGTCCAATGACCAGGTTGAGCACACCCGCGGGGAGCCCCGCTTCCGCCAGGGCACCGGCCAGCCGCAACGCCAGCAACGGCACGGTGCTGGCGGGTTTCCACACCACCGTGTTGCCGTACGCCAGCGCCGGGGCGATCTTCCAGGCCGGGATAGCGATCGGAAAGTTGAAGGGTGTCACCACACCCACCACACCCAGCGGCTTGCGGACCACCAGGATCCGTTCGCCCCGGCGAGGGGAGGAGAAAACCTCCCCGGCGGACCGGTCCCCTTCGTTGCCGTAGTACCGAAGGATCTGTGCTGCGCGGAGCACTTCGCCCTGTGCCTCGGCTCGGGTTTTCCCTTCCTCCCGCGCCAGTTCCAGGCCGAGGCGCTCCTGGTCCCGTTCCAGGATGCCGGCGGCCCGGAGCAGGATTGCCCCGCGCTCATGCATCGGAGTACCGGCCCAGGCACGCGCCGCCGCCGACGCAGCGGCCACCGCACGATCCAGCTGCTCTGTGGAGGCCTGAGGGCCGTGAGCCACTGTTTCGCCGGGCCGGGCCGGGTTGACCGAAGTCAGGACGGAACCGGTGCCTTCTTCCCATGTTCCGTTGATGTAGTGCCGCAGTGCGGCGGCTGGTGCAGAGTGCGTCAAGGGAGCTCCTGGTGTGGGACGGCGGTGAGGCTGCGGACGGGATTCGCGGGCGGTTAGCGGAAGGCGGGGATGCCGGTGAGTTTCTGCCCCAGGATGAGGGTGTGCACTTCGTCGGTGCCCTCGTATGTGCGCACCGACTCCAGGTTGTTGGCGTGGCGCAGCGGTGAGTATTCCAAGGTGATGCCGTTGCCGCCGAGGATGGTCCTGGCTTCGCGGGCAATCGCAATGGCTTCGCGCACGTTGTTGAGCTTGCCCACTGAGATCTGGTGCGGCTGCAGGGTTCCGGCGTCCTTCAGCCGTCCCAGATGCAGGGCCAGCAGGAATCCCTTGTTGATTTCCAGGGCCATGTCCACCAGCTTCTGCTGGGTCAGCTGGTAACCGGCCAGCGGCCTGTCGAACTGCAGCCGCTCCTTGGAATAGGCCAGGGCGGTTTCGAAGGAATCGCGGGCGGCGCCCATGGAGCCCCAGATGATGCCGTAGCGGGCTTCATTCAGGCAGGAGAAGGGGCCGCGCAGTCCCTTGGCGCCGGGCAGGACTGCATCAGAAGGCAGGCGGAGGTCGGTCAGTTCAATCTCGCATTGGATGGAGGCACGCATCGAGAGCTTCGGTTCAATCGGCGTGGCGGCAAAGCCCGGCGTGTCAGTGGGCACAACGAAGCCGCGGACGCCGTCGTCGGTCTGCGCCCAGATGACGGCGACGGCGGCAACGTTGGCCAGTCCGATCCAGCGCTTGGTGCCGTTGAGCACCCAGTCGTCCCCGTCCCGGCGAGCGAAAGTCTTCATGGATGAGGGATCGGATCCGGCTGTCGGTTCGGTGAGCCCAAAGCAGCCAATGAGTTCGCCGGCTGCCATTCCCGGCAGCCACTGGGTTTTCTGCTCCTCCGAGCCCCATTTGGCGATGGCGCTCATCGCCAGTGACCCCTGCACGGAAACGAAGGTCCGCAGTCCGGAATCGCCGGCTTCCAGCTCTGCTCCGGCCAGCCCGTATTCGACCGCGGAACCGCCTGCGCAGCCGTAGCCGTGCAGGTGCATGCCCAGAAGACCGAGTTTGCCCATTTCCGGAACAATTTCGAGCGGGAAATGGGCGTCCTCGTACCAGCGCGCAATGTTCGGGCGGATCTGATCATTGACGAAACCGCGCACCCGTGCGCGCAGCTCCAGCTCCGCCGGGGTGAGCAGGGAGTCGAAGTTAATGAGGTCTGCGGGTTCCAAGGCTGCTTCGCCGGGTTCCTGGGCGGCAAGGGCGGTCATGATGCTCCATCTCTGTAGGGCGTTGCGGTTGTGCTGTGGGGCCGGCCCCTATCAGCGGGGCGGGTGTGTCAGGAAATGCTGGCTGCGGGTGCGGCGGAGGATGCCGCCTGAAGGATGGCCGTGCGGAGAACATCCAGCCCGTCGCGCAGCAGTTCGTCGCCAATGACCAGCGGCGGCAGAAGGCGGATGACGTTTCCGTAGGTACCGCAGGTCAGGGTCAGGACACCTTGGGCGTGGCAACCTGCGGAAACAGCTGCGGCCAGGTCCGGCCGGGGCTGCAGGGTGTGGGGATCGGCAAACTCCAGGGCCAGCATGGCTCCCCGGCCGCGGAACTGGGCCACGACGCCGATCTCCTCCACCAGCGGTTCCAGCAGCTCACGGGCTGCAGCTTCAATGGACCGGGCGTTGGCCAGCAGGGTGCCGTCTTCGAATTCCTCAAAGACTGCCAGTGCGGCCTCGCAGGCCAGCGGGTTGCCGGCATAGGTGCCGCCGAGTCCACCCGTATGCACGGCGTTCAAAAGCTCCGTCCGTCCGGTGACGGCGGACAGCGGCAGGCCCCCGGCCAGTGCCTTGGCGCTGAGGGTGATGTCGCCGGCCACGCCCTCGTACTCGCTGGCATACAGCGTGCCGGTGCGGCCCATGCCGGCCTGGATTTCATCCATGACCAGGACAATCCCGTGCCGGTCGGCGATCTTCCGCAGTCCGGCCAGGAAACCGGGCGCCGGAACAATGAACCCGCCCTCGCCCTGGATCGGCTCGATGACCATGGCAGCGAAGGTTTCCGGGCCGCTTTCTGCCAGCGTCTGCTCAACGGAGGCCAGTGCAGCTGCGGCGTTCCCTGCCTCGGCACCGGTTGAAGGGCGCAGGGGGTTGGCCGAGGCTGCCCGGATAACCTCGCCGGGCAGAGGACCGAAGTTGAGCCGGTACGGGTTTACCTTGGCGGTCATGGCCATGGTGAGCAGGCTGCGCCCGTGGTAGGCCTCGTCGAAAACCAGCACGTTAGGCCGGCCGGTTGCCGCGCGGGCTATCTTGACGGCGTTTTCCACGGCTTCGGCGCCGGTGGAAAACAGGGCGGTGCGCTTGTCGAAATCGCCGGGGGTGTGTTCATTGAGCCAGCGGCATACCTGGGTGAACGAGTCATATTCGGTAACCATGAAACAGGTGTGGGTGAACTTTTCCAGCTGCGCAGCCACCCGCTGCCGGACCCGCCGATTGGCGGCACCCACACTGGTCACCGCAATTCCGGAGGCAAAGTCGATGAACCGGTTGCCGTCCACGTCCTGGAGGATCCCGCCGTCGGCCCGGTCAATGAACACGGGCAATGTGACGCCGAAGCCGGCGCTGACGTGGGCCGTGCGCTCCTGGTGCAGCGCCCGGGAACGGGGGCCCGGCACGTCGGTTGCCAAGTGCCTGGTCTGGGGAAGGGTTGCGGCTGCGGATTCAAAAGATGTCTCGGTCATGCGCACACGCTACGGAGCAATGCGACGTGCGTCATTGAACATTTGAGCCAATTTTGGCCGCGGTACTGGATGATTTGTCTATGGTCTCCCTCACTGAGCTCAGCAACGCCCTGGGCCCCCTCCTGGTCTTCCATTCCGGACGGCAGCAGCCTAACCGCCAGCTCACCGGCGTCCATGTGTCCGAGCTGGAGGACCCCACGCCGTATCTGGAGGGCGGGGAACTGCTGCTCACCACCGGCATGCCGCTGGTGCGCAATGATGCCGCTGCCGGAGAGTACGTGGCGCGGCTTCGGGACAAGGGAATTTTGGCCCTTGGCCTGGGTTTGGGCCCGTGGCTGGAGGAGGTTCCTCTGCCGGTGGCCGAGGCCTGCGCAGCGGCGGGCGTTGAACTGCTGACCGTTCCCGACGGAGTGCCGTTCCAGAACATCTCCCGGGCGTACTGGCGGTTGTCCGCCCTGAGCAGCCAGGCCGACCTCATGAGCAGCCTGGGCACCCAGACAGCCCTCGCCCAGGCGGCGATGCGCCCGGACGCGACCACCGCCGTCGTCCGCGGCCTGGCGCAGGCGCTGGGGGGCTGGGCCGCGTATCTGCCCGCCGATTCGGGGCCGTCAACCTTTTGGCCCGCCAGCGCCGAGGGGTACATTCCGCCGCTGCGCGCCGAAACCCTCCGGCTCAACCGGGCCGGAACACACTCTGCGGCCACTTTTGAAATTCACGGGCAGGCCGTTGTGGAGTATTCCATCGGCACCAGCGGACGCATCCACGGTTTCCTCGCCGTAGGCCCCGGACGCACGCTGACGGCGGCGGACCGCCAGGTGATCCTGACCGTCTGCACGCTGCTCGCGCTCAAGGCACGGCAGCGGGAGGTGGTTTCCGGCGCCACTGCGACGCTGGGCGCTGCCGTGGCCAAGCTCGTCCTTCACGGACACACGGAGGCGGCACGCATCCTCGCTGCAGACGTGGGCCTGCAGGAACTGCCCGGCCGGGTGCGCGTGCTGGGACTTACTGTCCGGGCCGGCGAGAACCCGGGACTGCTGATTCGGGCCGCTTCCGCTCTGGTTCCCGATGCCGGGCTGCCTCCCCTTCCGGACTATTCGGCCGCCGGCCCGCTGCGCCATGAGGAGGAATCAGCCCTGTACCTGGTGCTTCCGGCCCACGAAGTTCCGGCCGCGGGGCAGGAACCGGGGGCCGCGGCGTCCAGCCCTGCGGCGGCCCATCCGCACCTGGCCGGAGCCCTGAGCGAGCCGGTCCCGCTGGGGGAAGCGGCGTCGGTGATGCCGGCCGTCCGGCGGGCCCTGCGGCAGGCACCGCCCGGTTCGCTGGTGGGGACCGGAAGTGACAGCAATTCCCGGGCGCGTGAATGGGTGACTCTTCTGCAGGGCTACCCGCGGGCGGACCTGGTGGGCACAGTGACCGAGTATCTGCGCCACCGCGGCCACTGGGAAAACGCCTCCCGCAGCCTGGGTGTGCACCGCAACTCGCTGCGGCACCGCATCGGCCTTGCTTCCTCGCTGCTCGGTGTGGACCTGGATGATCCCGATGTCTTTGCACCGCTGTGGATGGAGCTGCGGCACTACGAAAGGTGATCGGTTGGCTGCCTCTCGGCCTCTTCGCTGCGCAGCCAGGAGAGCACACTGTCCGTGTGCTCGCCCAGCCGGGGCGGGGCCTGGACGCGCGGTGCCAGCGGCGGCTCCCAGACGGCGGGGTGCCGCAGCTGCCGCCCGCTCACGGCGCCCGAGGCGTCCCGGACCTCGATGGTGGGTTCCAGTCCCAGCGATTCGGCGTAGGCAATGCCGTCATCAATGCCCGCGACCCGGCCGGCCGGCACGCCGGCCCGCGTCAGCCGTTCCTGCCATTGGGCAGCCGGAGCCGCCGCCAGCAGCTCTTCCAGCAGCGGCACCAGCGCCTCACGGTGTTGCACACGGGCACTGTTCGTTGCAAAGCGCCCGTCAGCGGCCAGGTCCGGCGCTCCCAGCTCCGCGGCGAGGCGGCGAAACTGTGCGTCATTGCCGCAGGCGACGGCAAGCGGTCCGTCAGCGCATTCAAGGAGTTGATACGGCACGATCGACGGGTGGGCGTTGCCCATTCTGGCCGGCACCGCTCCGGCCCCCAGGAAGGCCTGCCCCTGATTGGCCAGGGCTCCCTGCAGGCTGGAGAGCAGATTCAGCTGGACGTGGCTGCCGCGCCCGGTCGCGCGGCGGGCCTGGAGGGCGGCCAGTACGGCAATGGTGGCGTCCTTGGCCGTCAGCACGTCCACCAGCGCGACGCCGGCCTTGTACGGAGCACCGTCGGCTTCCCCCGTGATGCTCATCAGTCCGCCAAGGGCCTGGACGATGAAGTCATATCCGGGAATGTCCCTGCCGCCGGTTGTTCCGAAGCCGGAGATGGAGGCATACACCAGCCCGGGATTCGCGGTGCTGAGTTCGGCGTACCCCAGGCCCAGCCGGTCCAGTCCGCCGGGCTTGAAGTTCTCCACCAGCACGTCCGCACGCAGTGCCAATTCCCGCGCCGCCTGCAGATCGTCAGGGTCGCTGAGGTCCAGGCAGACGGACTCCTTGTTCCGGTTCACCGATTCAAAATACGTTGAACCTGTTTCCGACCAGGGCGGCCCCCAGCTGCGGGTGTCATCACCGGCTCCCGGGCGTTCCACCTTCACGACCCGGGCGCCCAGGTCCGCCAGCGTCATGGTGCACAGCGGGCCTGCCAGCACGCGGGAGAAATCTGCAACCAGGATCCCGTCAAGCGGCCGCTGGCCCGCGGCGTCCGCTGCGCAGCCTGCCGCTGATCCATCCAGTGCGGCCGGTCCGTCCGGCGATGCTGAATTCACCATCTGTATGCTCCCCTGTTCCCCGGCGGACTTTCTTTCAGGGAATTCCCCCTGTGTCACTCGTCACGCCGGACGGTGCATCCAGCTTAGACACGGGCCGGACCGGAGATTTGGACGAATTGTCCTGCCGCAGGGCGCTCTGCACACCGGACGCGGCGTGCGGGCCTAACTGGACAGGGATTGTGCGCGGCAGGTGGGCAACCGGCGGGAAAAAGAAAAAACCCCCGGAAAACCGGGGGTTTTAGTCTGTAGCGGTGGGGAGGCTCGATCTCCCGACCTCACGATTATGAGTCGTGCGCTCTAACCAACTGAGCTACACCGCCACTAAATGAGTGAAGCCCGCGTCCCTAAATTGGCCTCTGCAAAAACAAACAGCCTTAGCAACACGGGCCCTCCCATTGAGAGCCCCGACCGGGAATCGATCCCGGGACCTCCATCTTACCAAGATGGCGCTCTACCACTGAGCTATCGGGGCAACGAGTAAATACTTTACCAGTAGTTTTCGAGAACATGAAATCGGGCAAAAACCGCACAGATAAAGTGATCCGGGCCACTCTGAGGTGCGGGGAAATCGGCAGCTTCCCGAGCCCGCCGCTCCGCCTGGAAGTGGTGCCCCGAAGGAGGGTTTTCCGCCAATAGTCAGTATGCTTAGGGGACGAGAAAGTAGGCATAGTGACAGA
This genomic interval from Arthrobacter sunyaminii contains the following:
- a CDS encoding MFS transporter: MTQPLNLEAGATRTLTDKEAMKVSVGALIGTAMEWYDFFLFSAAAALIFNVQYFTNENATAAALASFATFGVGLLARPLGGMFFGAMGDRIGRRKTLMITIVGIGIITGLIGALPTYAAIGIAAPVLLVLLRVAQGLFVGGEWSGAMTIVVENAPLERRARYAAFPQIGSPIGTILSSGGFFLMTLLFSQENFDSFGWRIPFLAAIPMLLVAVYIRSRLEESPVFAELLEHGQVEKTPIRTTLKDSWKQIIVGMAAALLGVGGFYLVTAFVVYYGVSILGYSSQLMLLGGMVAAAVEIPVLILGGRLGERFGSSRVILYGGLGSAVAAIPSFLLITSGTPVLVILGMTLAVATLSLPYAANGTILTGLFPARTRYTGVGFAQNTAGMVSGFIPLVATGLVAAASDHWWPAAAMLVVLSLFTAAAGTIAPRMSVDLPGFKH
- a CDS encoding helix-turn-helix domain-containing protein — translated: MQKHGFNIEDSSARWTALLDGLSVERLTALFLERVLQLNDYHDGALPASEIRRTATVSFGALIESLRPRDDSPRLVAERHDIALDVGVSRARAGVPVESLMTAIRLDFTILWSELMNLADAADAELLVRRAETVWEVVDSYASQAQAAYILERQRMAQEATSLRQGYVAALFGPVSAPPEMLARIARGLGVGDDAILMVAAAAADNTAALHLAVAAASRRGADLFTHPLPDGLVVFWVCDERSGSAVRDAAEQVRGIPCGLVERVHGLAGLRLAAQTARALAALAGPGDRGALTMRNAWARLARHRLAETGIPMVPDVDAALQGCGPVERERLQEAVSTYLATGSIARSAEQLFCHRNTLMNRLRRFTELTGIDVMVPEQAARLVVAWS
- a CDS encoding APC family permease, with product MGRTEVKSTRDAEPSLLKVLGNWDVLALGFGAMIGFGWVVLTGDWITSAGTMGAVLAMVTGGLIMAVVGLTYAELVAAMPKAGGEHNYLLRGMGPRWSFIGSWGITGGYITIVAFEAVALPRTATYLFPNLNAVPLWEIAGDHVHLTWALVGAVAAVVITAVNILGVRHAGVAQTFVVLLLIVVGLMLVFGSFTGGSTANMEPFFTGGMGGFFAVLVVVPFMFVGFDVIPQSAEETHIPARQIGRLVVIAVALATIWYVGTILTTSSAMNAQELAGTDIATADAMGKLFGSDIMAKILIAGGIAGILTSWNSLLLGASRLMYSMARAGMLPAWFGKLHPKYRTPVNALLFIGALSVLAPFFGQNMLGWLVDSGSPSIVIAYAMVSLVFVLLRRREPKMDRPLRIGGKGNGGQLIGIAAVVLCLGLLSLYLPGMPAALGAVPWLLFGLWWTLGLFFLLRIPGGIAPGEHAEEDLLERLAARRRR
- a CDS encoding thiamine pyrophosphate-dependent enzyme; translated protein: MAQRSAGHLIVRQLEEHGVKRIYTVPGESFLDVLDGLHDSAIRTVVCRQEGGAGFMALAESRLTGAPGVAMVTRGPGAANAMIAVHTAWQDATALVLFVGLIPHADRGRGAFQEFSLEGWFSTTAKKVMVLDDERRAAQTVAEAMHLAASGRPGPVVIGLPEDVLVRPAGQGTVPPRRIAAAQPGGADLDELTTRLARAERPLLIVGGEGWTADDGGQLAAWAVSARVPVAADFRSYDAVPHTSAAWAGWLGYGRADTLAARLDEADLLLFVGCARTDVLSDGYTRGAGTPTVLVLPDPDAAGHDGRIDLHLTVTPAAFTRSLPDPLAARGDRDGAWMEALAADQRRYAVPRPDGGSGVDLAVAFGLLEGRLPENRILTYGAGNATIWGARYLSHHGAGSLVGPRNGAMGLAVPAAVAASLIHPERPVVAVCGDGDFFMNAQELAVAAAQGAAPLVIVVDNGGYGTIVAHQRQKYPERPSGTALANPDFAGWIRSFGGHGERVENTAAFGPALDRALDSGRLALLHVLTDPDTMAPATANTLARDTASVPGRSAEPAALEGIR